The following is a genomic window from Parvularculales bacterium.
GGGTCGGCAAGACCGTTATGCTTCGCCAAATGGTTGAAAACGCAATCAGAGAAGGTTTTGATGGCCGGAAGATCCTCTACGTATCCATAGACACGCCGCTTTATAGCGGCATGCCGCTCAGTCGCTTGCTTGAACTGTTTGAAGAAGAGACATCCCACAATCCGGAAGAGCAGCGCATTGTTATTTTCGACGAGATTCAATATCTCAGGGACTGGGAGGTTCACCTGAAGGTGCTAACGGACCGGTATCCGAACACACGGTTTGTGGGGTCCGGTTCGGCAGCCGCGGCACTTAAATTGAAGAGTCAGGATTCAGGAGCGGGGCGATTTACGGACTTTTTCCTGCCACCGCTGACCTTCTCAGAGTTTCTGGCCTTTCGGGAATTGGAAGATGATTTGATTGATACCCATTGGACGGGAAAATCAGTTGATTATATAACCTCCGATATTGAGCGTCTCAATAAAGAATTCATCCACTATCTGAACTTCGGGGGATATCCTGAGACAGTGCTCAACAAGAACATTCAGACTGATGTCCGGCAATTTGTGGGACGGGATGTCATAGACAAGGTGCTGCTACGCGATTTGCCAAGCCTGTATGGCATTCAGGACATTCAGGAGTTGAACCGGCTTTTTATGACACTGGCTTATCACACGGGTCAGGAGATTAGTCCGGACAGTCTGTCGCAAAACTCCGGCGTCGACAAGAAGACGATCTCCAAATATCTGGATTATCTTGAGGCTGCGTTTCTAATCGTCAGGGTCAGACGGGTTAACGAAACGGGAAAAACTTTTGCGCGGATGCGTAATTTCAAGGCCTACCTGACCAACCCTTCCATGCGCACGGCACTCTTCGCTCCGATTGAAGACGGGGATAAGCATATAGGCGCGCTTGCAGAGACGGCAATCTTCTCGCAGTGGGTTCATTCGGAAGAGGTGAATGATATCTTCTATGCGAGATGGAAGAAGGGACGTTCAACTCAGGAGGTTGATTTAGTCCACGTTGAACCGGCCACATTGAAACCGACCTGGGCCACCGAGATCAAATGGTCAGACCGCTACGCTACCGATAAATCCGGCGAACTGAAAGGCCTGTCGGAACTGGCAAAGCGCCATGCCGGTTTTCTGCTCTCAGTCAACGCAACGTCCAAGACAATGTCATGCGAGACCACGGTAGATGGTATTACGATTGAACACACCCCGTGCGCCCTCTACTGCTATACGGTCGGTAAGATCATCGCTGAGTGGGGAAGACACTAATGCGACGATTGGAGAGAAAGCCGGAGGTGCCGCCGGCCCCCCTAATGAGCCTGCCCGCTCCACCAAAGTTCCCCGCAATGCCCCCTGCCCCTGCGGGTCGGGCAAAAAGTACAAACACTGTCACGGCAAAATTGCCTGACGCCTGATGTCGGGTTTCATCAGGAATGATAAAAAATCAGGCTGGTTATAGTTTCCGGTATTA
Proteins encoded in this region:
- a CDS encoding ATP-binding protein, coding for MLEIAKSDVLRSLRRDNPWWSAEYEPPAAGAQIYRAYFSRFTERALDWGIKRSTILMGPRRVGKTVMLRQMVENAIREGFDGRKILYVSIDTPLYSGMPLSRLLELFEEETSHNPEEQRIVIFDEIQYLRDWEVHLKVLTDRYPNTRFVGSGSAAAALKLKSQDSGAGRFTDFFLPPLTFSEFLAFRELEDDLIDTHWTGKSVDYITSDIERLNKEFIHYLNFGGYPETVLNKNIQTDVRQFVGRDVIDKVLLRDLPSLYGIQDIQELNRLFMTLAYHTGQEISPDSLSQNSGVDKKTISKYLDYLEAAFLIVRVRRVNETGKTFARMRNFKAYLTNPSMRTALFAPIEDGDKHIGALAETAIFSQWVHSEEVNDIFYARWKKGRSTQEVDLVHVEPATLKPTWATEIKWSDRYATDKSGELKGLSELAKRHAGFLLSVNATSKTMSCETTVDGITIEHTPCALYCYTVGKIIAEWGRH
- a CDS encoding SEC-C metal-binding domain-containing protein, whose product is MVLRLNTPRAPSTAIRSVRSSLSGEDTNATIGEKAGGAAGPPNEPARSTKVPRNAPCPCGSGKKYKHCHGKIA